A single Marinilabiliales bacterium DNA region contains:
- a CDS encoding GNAT family N-acetyltransferase gives MDISYRQISENDYLFLREMLYEALFVPEGEKPFPKYILDLPEISKYIEDWGSTDFGLIAQHGAELIGAVWGRLFMHANKGYGYVDDRTPELTLAVKSSCRDMGIGSELMNKFFMLAKRNGYNAVSLSVDKRNPAARFYLKMGFSIIDEVNTAYTMKKVL, from the coding sequence ATGGATATTAGTTACCGTCAAATCTCCGAAAACGACTACCTCTTTCTGAGGGAAATGCTGTACGAGGCTTTGTTTGTTCCGGAGGGTGAAAAGCCTTTTCCGAAATACATTCTCGACCTGCCTGAAATTTCAAAGTATATAGAAGACTGGGGTTCAACTGATTTTGGTCTTATAGCACAGCATGGCGCAGAATTGATAGGTGCTGTATGGGGGAGATTATTTATGCATGCAAATAAAGGATATGGATATGTTGACGACAGGACTCCTGAGCTTACTTTGGCTGTGAAAAGCAGCTGCAGAGACATGGGTATTGGCAGCGAATTGATGAACAAATTCTTCATGCTTGCAAAAAGGAATGGATATAATGCTGTCTCCCTGAGTGTGGACAAGCGCAATCCTGCCGCCCGCTTTTACCTGAAAATGGGCTTTTCCATAATCGATGAGGTCAACACGGCATATACAATGAAAAAAGTTCTGTAA
- a CDS encoding sigma-70 family RNA polymerase sigma factor — MTHSEKKAEFISRISDCAGLIHKIAALYTDRKEDGEDLMQEILYQSWKSYPSYSNKSKFSTWLYKVGLNTALVYRRNKSRMNTDSLNDEDIEKSDSSHFPNDEKMALMTAIKELSKTDRLIITFYLEGYNYKEIAEITGLSNENSATRIHRIKTKLIVKLKNIA, encoded by the coding sequence ATGACCCATTCGGAAAAAAAAGCTGAATTTATTTCGCGGATCAGTGACTGCGCAGGACTGATCCATAAAATAGCGGCACTCTACACTGACAGAAAAGAGGATGGTGAAGACCTTATGCAGGAAATACTCTATCAGAGCTGGAAATCATATCCTTCATACAGTAACAAATCAAAATTCTCAACCTGGCTTTATAAGGTGGGCCTTAATACAGCCCTTGTATACAGAAGGAACAAAAGCCGGATGAACACTGATAGTTTAAATGATGAGGATATCGAAAAATCGGACAGTTCACATTTTCCGAATGATGAGAAAATGGCCCTTATGACAGCAATAAAGGAATTATCCAAAACAGACAGGCTAATTATCACTTTTTACCTTGAAGGTTACAATTATAAAGAGATAGCTGAAATAACGGGCCTTTCCAATGAAAACAGTGCTACAAGGATACACAGGATAAAAACTAAATTAATTGTTAAACTCAAAAATATTGCATGA